From Triticum urartu cultivar G1812 chromosome 2, Tu2.1, whole genome shotgun sequence, a single genomic window includes:
- the LOC125539559 gene encoding mannosyl-oligosaccharide 1,2-alpha-mannosidase MNS1-like isoform X1: MARRSSSSSSSGAWRYLNPAYYLKRPKRLALLFFVFVAATFAFWDRQSLVSEYECPSCVRVNEGIVFSQEIFVTAHVFDVITDGKSEISQLQNEINQLHGQLRKAGVQLEENPATEIPRKDLVEIDPINNERREKVKDAMLHAWNSYVKYAWGMDELQPQSKNGVNSFGGLGATLVDSLDTLYIMGLRDEFQKARDWVAESLSFDKDYDASVFETTIRVVGGLLSAYDMSGDKVFLEKAKDIADRLLPAWDTTSGIPYNSINLAHGRAHNFGWTNGDSILADSGTEQLEFIALSQRTGDPKYQLKAENVIRQLQKIYPSDGLLPIYINPQSGQASYSTITFGAMGDSFYEYLLKVWIQGNKTESVKHYRQMWETSMEGLISLTRQTTPSNYTYICEKSGGSLSHKMDELACFAPGMLALGASGYGPEKAKQIMNLAEELARTCYNFYQTTPTKLAGENYYFHAGQDMNVGTSWNILRPETVESLMYLWRLTGNKTYQDWGWDIFQAFEKNSRIASGYVGLRDVNSGEKDDKMQTFFLAETLKYLYLLFSPPSVVSFDEWVFNTEAHPLRIVPTHGSNGQSIETATPVVRPFGRKQGKQG; the protein is encoded by the exons ATGGCTCGCcggtcgtcgtcctcctcctcgtccgggGCGTGGCGGTACCTCAACCCCGCCTACTACCTCAAGCGGCCCAAGCGCCTCGCGCTCCTCTTCTTCGTCTTCGTCGCCGCCACCTTCGCCTTCTGGGACCGCCAATCGCTCGTCAGCGAGTACGAG TGCCCTTCTTGTGTGAGAGTGAATGAAGGTATAGTATTCAGTCAAGAAATTTTCGTAACGGCTCATGTATTTGACGTCATCACGGATGGCAAG TCTGAGATTTCCCAATTACAAAATGAAATAAATCAGTTGCATGGTCAG TTAAGGAAGGCTGGTGTTCAACTGGAGGAAAATCCAGCAACTGAAATTCCCAGAAAAGATCTTGTAGAGATTGATCCTATTAATAATGAAAGGAGGGAAAAGGTTAAGGATGCTATGCTCCATGCCTGGAATTCCTATGTAAAGTATGCATGGGGAATGGATGAGCTTCAG CCGCAATCAAAGAATGGTGTTAATAGCTTTGGTGGTCTCGGGGCAACTCTTGTGGACTCGCTAGATACACTGTATATAATGGGCCTAAGAGATGAGTTTCAGAAGGCCAGAGA CTGGGTGGCAGAGTCATTAAGCTTTGACAAGGATTATGACGCAAGCGTTTTTGAAACGACCATAAG GGTTGTTGGAGGTCTCCTCAGTGCATATGATATGTCGGGTGACAAAGTATTTCTAGAAAAGGCGAAGGATATCGCTGATCGATTGTTACCTGCCTGGGATACAACATCTGGTATCCCTTATAATTCAATCAACTTAGCTCATGGCCGAGCTCATAATTTTGGATGGACCAAC GGTGATAGTATCCTTGCGGATTCTGGAACGGAGCAGCTTGAATTTATAGCTTTGTCCCAGAGAACCGGAGATCCTAAATATCAGCTGAAG GCAGAAAATGTCATCCGTCAGCTTCAGAAGATATATCCAAGTGACGGCTTACTTCCTATCTACATAAATCCTCAATCAGGACAAGCATCATACTCAACAATAACATTCGGTGCTATGGGAGATAG CTTCTACGAGTACTTGCTCAAGGTCTGGATTCAGGGGAATAAAACCGAGAGCGTAAAACATTACAG ACAAATGTGGGAGACATCAATGGAAGGTTTAATAAGCTTGACCAGGCAAACTACACCCTCTAATTACACATATATCTGCGAGAAAAGTGGTGGCTCGTTATCTCACAAG ATGGATGAACTTGCATGCTTCGCCCCTGGTATGCTGGCACTTGGAGCCTCTGGTTATGGGCCTGAAAAAGCTAAACAAATTATGAATCTGGCAGAAGAG CTTGCTCGGACCTGTTATAACTTCTACCAAACAACTCCCACAAAGTTGGCTGGAGAGAATTATTATTTCCATGCTGGACAG GATATGAACGTGGGCACGTCATGGAATATCCTGAGACCCGAGACTGTGGAATCACTCATGTACCTGTGGCGCCTTACGGGGAACAAAACATACCAAGATTGGGGATGGGACATATTCCAGGCATTTGAGAAGAACTCCCGCATAGCATCTGGATATGTGGGACTAAGAGAT GTGAATAGTGGTGAAAAGGACGACAAGATGCAGACCTTCTTCCTAGCAGAGACGCTCAAGTACCTCTATCTGCTGTTCTCCCCTCCGTCAGTCGTATCTTTCGACGAGTGGGTCTTCAACACTGAAGCTCACCCTTTGAGAATCGTTCCAACACATGGTAGCAACGGCCAGTCAATTGAAACTGCAACACCAGTGGTCCGACCGTTCGGTAGGAAGCAAGGGAAACAGGGGTAG
- the LOC125539559 gene encoding mannosyl-oligosaccharide 1,2-alpha-mannosidase MNS1-like isoform X2: MARRSSSSSSSGAWRYLNPAYYLKRPKRLALLFFVFVAATFAFWDRQSLVSEYESEISQLQNEINQLHGQLRKAGVQLEENPATEIPRKDLVEIDPINNERREKVKDAMLHAWNSYVKYAWGMDELQPQSKNGVNSFGGLGATLVDSLDTLYIMGLRDEFQKARDWVAESLSFDKDYDASVFETTIRVVGGLLSAYDMSGDKVFLEKAKDIADRLLPAWDTTSGIPYNSINLAHGRAHNFGWTNGDSILADSGTEQLEFIALSQRTGDPKYQLKAENVIRQLQKIYPSDGLLPIYINPQSGQASYSTITFGAMGDSFYEYLLKVWIQGNKTESVKHYRQMWETSMEGLISLTRQTTPSNYTYICEKSGGSLSHKMDELACFAPGMLALGASGYGPEKAKQIMNLAEELARTCYNFYQTTPTKLAGENYYFHAGQDMNVGTSWNILRPETVESLMYLWRLTGNKTYQDWGWDIFQAFEKNSRIASGYVGLRDVNSGEKDDKMQTFFLAETLKYLYLLFSPPSVVSFDEWVFNTEAHPLRIVPTHGSNGQSIETATPVVRPFGRKQGKQG, translated from the exons ATGGCTCGCcggtcgtcgtcctcctcctcgtccgggGCGTGGCGGTACCTCAACCCCGCCTACTACCTCAAGCGGCCCAAGCGCCTCGCGCTCCTCTTCTTCGTCTTCGTCGCCGCCACCTTCGCCTTCTGGGACCGCCAATCGCTCGTCAGCGAGTACGAG TCTGAGATTTCCCAATTACAAAATGAAATAAATCAGTTGCATGGTCAG TTAAGGAAGGCTGGTGTTCAACTGGAGGAAAATCCAGCAACTGAAATTCCCAGAAAAGATCTTGTAGAGATTGATCCTATTAATAATGAAAGGAGGGAAAAGGTTAAGGATGCTATGCTCCATGCCTGGAATTCCTATGTAAAGTATGCATGGGGAATGGATGAGCTTCAG CCGCAATCAAAGAATGGTGTTAATAGCTTTGGTGGTCTCGGGGCAACTCTTGTGGACTCGCTAGATACACTGTATATAATGGGCCTAAGAGATGAGTTTCAGAAGGCCAGAGA CTGGGTGGCAGAGTCATTAAGCTTTGACAAGGATTATGACGCAAGCGTTTTTGAAACGACCATAAG GGTTGTTGGAGGTCTCCTCAGTGCATATGATATGTCGGGTGACAAAGTATTTCTAGAAAAGGCGAAGGATATCGCTGATCGATTGTTACCTGCCTGGGATACAACATCTGGTATCCCTTATAATTCAATCAACTTAGCTCATGGCCGAGCTCATAATTTTGGATGGACCAAC GGTGATAGTATCCTTGCGGATTCTGGAACGGAGCAGCTTGAATTTATAGCTTTGTCCCAGAGAACCGGAGATCCTAAATATCAGCTGAAG GCAGAAAATGTCATCCGTCAGCTTCAGAAGATATATCCAAGTGACGGCTTACTTCCTATCTACATAAATCCTCAATCAGGACAAGCATCATACTCAACAATAACATTCGGTGCTATGGGAGATAG CTTCTACGAGTACTTGCTCAAGGTCTGGATTCAGGGGAATAAAACCGAGAGCGTAAAACATTACAG ACAAATGTGGGAGACATCAATGGAAGGTTTAATAAGCTTGACCAGGCAAACTACACCCTCTAATTACACATATATCTGCGAGAAAAGTGGTGGCTCGTTATCTCACAAG ATGGATGAACTTGCATGCTTCGCCCCTGGTATGCTGGCACTTGGAGCCTCTGGTTATGGGCCTGAAAAAGCTAAACAAATTATGAATCTGGCAGAAGAG CTTGCTCGGACCTGTTATAACTTCTACCAAACAACTCCCACAAAGTTGGCTGGAGAGAATTATTATTTCCATGCTGGACAG GATATGAACGTGGGCACGTCATGGAATATCCTGAGACCCGAGACTGTGGAATCACTCATGTACCTGTGGCGCCTTACGGGGAACAAAACATACCAAGATTGGGGATGGGACATATTCCAGGCATTTGAGAAGAACTCCCGCATAGCATCTGGATATGTGGGACTAAGAGAT GTGAATAGTGGTGAAAAGGACGACAAGATGCAGACCTTCTTCCTAGCAGAGACGCTCAAGTACCTCTATCTGCTGTTCTCCCCTCCGTCAGTCGTATCTTTCGACGAGTGGGTCTTCAACACTGAAGCTCACCCTTTGAGAATCGTTCCAACACATGGTAGCAACGGCCAGTCAATTGAAACTGCAACACCAGTGGTCCGACCGTTCGGTAGGAAGCAAGGGAAACAGGGGTAG